One window from the genome of Populus alba chromosome 15, ASM523922v2, whole genome shotgun sequence encodes:
- the LOC118057135 gene encoding uncharacterized protein isoform X1, which translates to MVDDDDGYRRCSRSAGKWRCKERAFSGKAYCEKHHLYSVERGLKRSMEKKSGNGGGVEVGSQRKKRQREGSEEDSGILAGEKEQKVSDHVGFGDQGVHDWFSVGNSDVLEWFDDVGAGNVGESFQLWQNEATACGNNGQVLGGEGFEDSFGGECGGTEVLGLDGKVFQVWDGEGFRLGESGLGASENGVVGLGDQGAPDLFCQVSPANVGNVGVGSSGGGIHGVFGEVNGKNGDITLSGESMEGLFGECKNGGMAASGEGVQCWCGEAGCASIDGEGIQGLFGETACENGGEGIESGCHRNGGGDDVEDDGKTNKKEVFGVEAVGIDDSSEFGGDDKGGEVSPVKRKRGRPKGLTKKKNDPRGQVKLGLGGDNVIGNGSDVGMIEMEMFSETSGVNGEGNRNNSVEDKQILGAGECIERSVGNEIVRPKAKRGRPKGSGKKQKDVAPEEKQCLPGDFLGNNNAGIESVTPATLENGRTTLLCAEDDETPGNKGGTETVTPKRRGRPKGSKNKNNGDTAGENQEMTGEAKGCIGSVVWTTILMGVKSETAIAGAEDREIPGEGTCANGKVEEIIAPKKRGRPKGSKKEENLAGDNREMPGETKDTTDCDNRTTRSMQLESERTTLEDAKDKELPDEVTGGKGIITPNRRGRPKGSKNKKKENLASGEAKVSVDSCDKTNIPRVLWNERITLLDEEENGGSHELPCGIVGYNESRDNEVRLAGCVNDMTTCLGENDGAMADDNIDSSFGVNDESKPKRKRGRPKDSKNKQKSLAGDRQQFPGDIMVSNDGADNKFRLMGFENWTTATFDGYKALCSHATIEGADNKASLIDLGNGMAALVGEKARKLPSEATGVSGDGQEIIEPSLDRMGSKNKPKNPAGDGWELPSDIVDRNGDAGNVIREVVLENRMVASSCEGHRVLSVEVTGHSREGNEIRMPRPRGRPKGSVKKKNLAGGHQELPGEVMSGNDGKDTVSLMGSENRMTARLGEEYWVLPGVATGHSGEAYDNIKSRRGRGRPKGSGNKKKNLAGGNQKLAGEVMYGNDGENAVRWMGLGNGMTTLIGEKHRALTGEATGHSEEGGIPKRKPGRPKGSKNKKTLAGCNQGLPGETMHGNDAGEKTLRLTSIDNGWAAPLGQCKIKCKSDGEDSIICLAGSESEGSMLEGEEDRIIATEAGTANPQSKIECAQPEASRRKKLSIAAKEEERQNGEFMGKGDGESIRPNNKQVRRKVLKSKRTILLAKSFDRILRQKYGMKKESGEDLGMDRDILAEQTGHLTNIKKRPRGRPPKHNRSENSNLLGANKKNEQKTLMCHQCCRNNRSGVVICSNCKRKRYCYECLAKWYPKRTHEEIEIACPFCRGNCNCRVCLKEDVVVLAGDDKADANAKLQKLLYLLHKTLPLLRHIQREQNSEIYVDSRIRGSQLTEEHVTKSLLDDDDRVYCDNCSTSIVNFHRSCPNPDCSYDLCLTCCSELRIGFKPGGNEAESSHQRFFERVDSQGALVHDQINENGKGVGSKTQVSDLESKCTADMSCKFPDWRAESDGRIPCPPKELGGCGTEILNLRRIFDANFVEEMIKSSEELTLNYQSPDIRLCEECYLCHPTSSTENGSKDFAVRKAAYRENSDDNFLYCPNALQLCDDDFEHFQLHWMRGEPVIVSHALERTSGLSWEPMVMWRAFKGAEKIIKEEAHRVKAIDCLDWCEVQVNIFQFFKGYLEGRSYRNGWPEMLKLKDWPPSNFFEECLPRHGAEYVSMLPFSEYTHPKSGILNMATKLPAVLKPDLGPKTYIAYGFVEELGRGDSVTKLHCDMSDAVNILTHMTEVKVPRWQRKIIKKIQKQHEAEDMNPVCGGIQKVTSKSGRKPRKRHWKVEKMDPELPKKDENIESDSSLERLYVQEQKLEEQKSMCQELGEFYGIVCGIRCSSTKSEVTADTNLQPVAKMNARVQKYDTSSADLNESVNRDCIEGNHTSELVYGGAVWDIFRRQDVPKLIEFLKRHQKEFRHVSSLPVNTVIHPIHDQTFYLSEKHKRQLKEEFNVEPWTFEQHLGEAVFIPAGCPHQVRNRQSCIKVALDFVSPENVQECIRLTEEFRLLPKTHRAKEDKLEVKKMALYAASAAVTEAKNLTSWVTEANNPTS; encoded by the exons atggttgatgatgatgatgggtaCAGGAGGTGTTCAAGAAGTGCAGGCAAGTGGAGGTGTAAGGAGAGAGCTTTTAGTGGCAAAGCGTATTGTGAAAAACACCATCTTTATTCAGTGGAGAGGGGTTTGAAGAGAAGCATGGAGAAGAAGAGTGGAAATGGAGGTGGGGTTGAAGTGGGTTCTCAGAGAAAGAAGAGACAGAGGGAGGGAAGTGAAGAGGATTCAGGTATTTTGGCGGGAGAGAAGGAACAGAAGGTTAGTGATCATGTGGGTTTTGGAGATCAAGGGGTTCATGACTGGTTTAGTGTTGGGAATTCAGATGTTTTGGAGTGGTTTGATGATGTAGGTGCTGGTAATGTTGGTGAAAGCTTTCAGCTTTGGCAAAATGAAGCTACTGCATGTGGGAATAATGGGCAGGTTCTTGGCGGTGAAGGGTTTGAAGATAGTTTTGGTGGAGAATGTGGTGGTACTGAGGTTTTGGGTCTGGATGGTAAGGTTTTTCAGGTTTGGGATGGTGAAGGATTTCGATTGGGCGAGTCTGGTCTGGGTGCTAGTGAAAATGGTGTTGTGGGTCTAGGTGATCAAGGGGCCCCAGACCTATTTTGTCAAGTTAGTCCTGCTAATGTTGGAAATGTGGGCGTGGGTTCTAGTGGTGGAGGAATACACGGGGTATTTGGTGAAGTCAATGGGAAAAATGGTGATATAACCCTCTCTGGTGAAAGCATGGAGGGACTATTTGGTGAATGTAAAAATGGAGGTATGGCTGCTAGTGGTGAAGGGGTTCAATGCTGGTGTGGTGAAGCCGGGTGTGCTAGTATTGACGGTGAGGGAATTCAGGGCCTTTTTGGTGAAACTGCTTGTGAAAATGGGGGTGAAGGGATTGAAAGTGGATGTCATAGGAATGGAGGTGGAGATGATGTTGAAGATGATGGGAAAACGAACAAGAAGGAAGTTTTTGGTGTTGAAGCAGTTGGTATTGACGATTCAAGTGAGTTTGGTGGTGACGACAAGGGTGGAGAGGTTTCTCCAGTGAAACGCAAGCGAGGGCGACCCAAGGGTTtaacgaagaagaagaatgatccTCGAGGTCAAGTAAAACTTGGCCTAGGTGGTGATAATGTGATCGGAAATGGTAGTGACGTTGGGATGATTGAAATGGAAATGTTCAGTGAAACCAGTGGTGTCAATGGAGAAGGAAATAGGAATAACTCAGTGGAGGATAAGCAAATCCTTGGTGCTGGAGAATGTATTGAGAGATCAGTTGGAAATGAGATTGTGCGGCCAAAGGCAAAGCGTGGCCGACCAAAAGGTTCAGGGAAGAAGCAAAAAGATGTTGCACCTGAAGAAAAACAGTGCTTGCCTGGTGATTTTCTGGGCAATAACAATGCTGGCATTGAGTCTGTTACCCCGGCAACATTGGAGAATGGGAGGACTACTCTTCTATGCGCAGAGGACGATGAAACTCCTGGTAACAAGGGTGGAACTGAGACTGTCACACCAAAAAGGCGTGGGAGACCAAAGGgatcaaaaaataagaataatggAGATACTGCAGGTGAGAATCAAGAAATGACTGGTGAAGCTAAGGGTTGTATTGGTAGTGTTGTATGGACTACGATACTAATGGGTGTGAAGAGTGAGACTGCTATTGCAGGGGCAGAGGACAGAGAAATTCCAGGTGAAGGCACTTGTGCTAATGGGAAAGTAGAGGAGATCATCGCACCAAAGAAGCGTGGCAGACCAAAGGGTTCAAAAAAGGAGGAAAACCTTGCTGGAGATAATCGAGAAATGCCCGGTGAAACCAAGGATACAACTGACTGTGACAATAGGACTACTAGATCAATGCAGTTGGAGAGTGAGAGGACTACACTCGAAGATGCAAAGGACAAAGAATTGCCTGATGAAGTCACTGGTGGTAAAGGGATCATCACACCAAATAGGCGTGGCAGACCCAAGGGTtcaaagaataagaagaaggaAAATCTTGCCAGTGGTGAAGCCAAGGTGAGTGTTGATAGTTGTGATAAGACTAATATACCAAGGGTTTTGTGGAATGAGAGGATTACTCTTttagatgaagaagaaaatggaggCAGTCATGAATTGCCCTGTGGTATTGTGGGTTATAATGAAAGTCGTGATAACGAAGTCAGGCTGGCAGGTTGTGTGAATGACATGACTACTTGTTTAGGGGAAAATGATGGGGCAATGGCTGATGATAATATTGACAGTAGTTTTGGAGTGAATGATGAAAGCAAACCTAAGCGTAAGCGAGGGCGACCAAAGGACTCgaaaaataagcaaaaatcTCTTGCTGGTGACAGGCAACAATTTCCCGGTGATATCATGGTTAGCAATGATGGGGCTGATAATAAATTTAGGTTGATGGGTTTTGAGAATTGGACGACTGCTACTTTTGATGGATATAAAGCCTTGTGTAGTCACGCCACTATTGAAGGTGCTGACAACAAAGCTAGTCTGATCGATTTAGGGAATGGGATGGCTGCTCTTGTGGGTGAAAAAGCTAGGAAATTGCCTAGTGAGGCCACTGGTGTTAGTGGAGATGGTCAGGAAATCATAGAACCTAGTCTTGACAGAATGGGCTCCAAGAACAAGCCAAAAAATCCAGCAGGTGATGGTTGGGAATTGCCTAGTGACATTGTGGATAGAAATGGAGATGCGGGCAACGTAATCAGGGAGGTGGTTTTAGAGAATAGGATGGTTGCTTCTTCATGTGAAGGACATCGGGTATTGTCTGTTGAGGTCACTGGCCATAGCAGAGAGGGTAATGAAATTAGAATGCCCAGGCCACGCGGCCGACCAAAGGGCTcagtgaagaagaaaaatcttgcTGGTGGTCACCAGGAATTGCCTGGGGAAGTTATGAGTGGTAATGATGGCAAGGACACAGTTAGTCTGATGGGTTCAGAGAATAGGATGACTGCTCGATTAGGTGAAGAGTACTGGGTATTGCCTGGCGTGGCCACTGGCCATAGTGGAGAGGCGTATGATAATATAAAGTCTAGGCGTGGTCGTGGTCGACCAAAGGGCTCAgggaacaagaagaaaaatcttgCAGGTGGTAATCAGAAATTGGCTGGTGAAGTTATGTATGGTAATGATGGTGAGAATGCTGTTAGGTGGATGGGTTTAGGGAATGGGATGACTACTCTTATTGGAGAAAAACATAGAGCACTGACTGGCGAGGCCACTGGCCATAGTGAAGAGGGGGGAATTCCTAAGCGTAAGCCAGGCCGTCCAAAGGGGTCAAAGAACAAGAAAACTCTTGCAGGTTGTAATCAGGGATTGCCTGGTGAAACCATGCACGGTAATGATGCTGGTGAGAAAACACTGAGGCTAACTAGTATAGATAATGGTTGGGCAGCTCCTTTAGGCCAGTGCAAAATCAAGTGTAAAAGTGATGGTGAGGATAGTATTATTTGTCTAGCAGGTTCTGAGAGTGAAGGGAGTATGCTTGAAGGCGAGGAAGATAGGATAATAGCAACTGAAGCTGGCACTGCGAATCCCCAGTCTAAGATTGAGTGTGCTCAACCTGAAGCTTCAAGGAGAAAGAAGCTAAGTATTGCTgctaaagaagaagagagacagAATGGAGAATTTATGGGCAAAGGTGATGGTGAAAGTATAAGGCCAAACAATAAGCAAGTCAGACGAAAAGTCTTAAAGAGTAAGAGAACTATTCTGTTAGCTAAATCTTTTGACCGTATATTAAGGCAGAAGTATGGAATGAAGAAGGAAAGTGGGGAAGATTTGGGAATGGACAGGGATATTCTGGCTGAGCAAACTGGTCACTTGACCAATATTAAGAAGAGGCCTAGGGGAAGGCCACCAAAGCACAACCGAtcagaaaattcaaatttacta GGTGCCAACAAGAAAAACGAACAGAAGACCTTGATGTGCCACCAATGCTGCAGGAATAATAGGAGTGGTGTTGTCATTTGTTCTAATTGCAAAAGAAAGCGCTATTGCTATGAGTGCCTTGCGAAGTG GTACCCTAAGAGAACACACGAGGAGATAGAGATTGCATGCCCATTTTGTCGTGGTAATTGCAATTGCAGAGTAtgcctcaaggaagatgtagtTGTGCTC GCTGGTGATGATAAAGCTGATGCAAATGCCAAATTGCAAAAGCTTCTTTACCTGCTACACAAGACTTTACCTCTCCTCAGGCATATTCAAAGGGAACAGAACTCTGAAATATATGTAGACTCCAGGATCCGTG GTAGCCAATTAACAGAAGAGCATGTAACAAAATCTTTACTTGACGATGATGATCGAGTATATTG TGACAATTGCAGTACATCTATTGTTAATTTCCACAGAAGCTGTCCCAATCCTGATTGTTCCTATGATCTCTGTCTCACTTGTTGTTCGGAACTCAGAATAGGATTTAAGCCTGGAGGTAATGAAGCAGAATCTTCTCACCAACGATTTTTTGAAAGAGTAGATAGTCAAGGTGCACTTGTTCATGACCAGATAAATGAAAATGGAAAAGGAGTTGGTAGCAAGACTCAAGTGTCTGATTTGGAAAGTAAGTGCACAGCTGATATGTCATGCAAGTTTCCTGATTGGAGAGCAGAGAGTGATGGAAGGATTCCTTGCCCTCCTAAAGAACTGGGAGGCTGTGGTACCGAGATACTCAACCTGAGACGTATCTTTGATGCTAACTTTGTTGAAGAGATGATTAAGAGTTCTGAGGAACTTACTCTTAACTATCAGTCCCCAGATATAAGACTTTGTGAAGAATGTTATTTGTGCCATCCTACCAGTTCCACTGAAAATGGATCTAAAGATTTTGCAGTGAGGAAAGCAGCTTATAGGGAGAACAGTGATGATAACTTTCTGTACTGCCCAAATGCACTTCAGTTGTGTGATGATGACTTTGAACATTTTCAATTGCATTGGATGAGAGGTGAGCCTGTTATAGTTAGCCATGCACTTGAAAGGACTTCTGGTCTGAGCTGGGAACCAATGGTCATGTGGAGGGCTTTTAAAGGTgcagaaaagattataaaagAGGAAGCACACAGGGTTAAAGCCATTGATTGCCTGGATTGGTGCGAG GTTCAGGTTAATATTTTCCAGTTTTTCAAGGGCTATTTAGAGGGTCGTAGCTATAGGAATGGTTGGCCAGAGATGCTGAAGCTGAAGGATTGGCCCCCATCAAATTTCTTTGAAGAATGTTTGCCAAGGCATGGTGCTGAGTATGTTTCTATGCTCCCCTTCAGTGAGTATACCCATCCAAAATCTGGCATTCTGAATATGGCTACAAAGCTTCCTGCTGTTTTGAAGCCAGACTTGGGGCCTAAAACTTACATAGCATATGGATTTGTGGAAGAACTTGGTAGAGGTGATTCAGTGACGAAACTGCATTGTGACATGTCTGACGCG GTCAATATACTTACTCATATGACAGAAGTGAAAGTTCCTCGATggcaaagaaaaattataaaaaaaatacaaaagcaaCATGAAGCTGAAGATATGAATCCGGTTTGTGGTGGGATACAGAAAGTGACTAGTAAATCTGGAAGGAAGCCACGAAAAAGACACTGGAAAGTTGAGAAAATGGATCCTGAATTAcctaaaaaagatgaaaatatcgAGAGTGACTCCTCACTAGAGCGGTTGTATGTCCAGGAACAGAAACTGGAAGAACAAAAAAGCATGTGCCAAGAGTTGGGGGAATTTTATGGCATTGTGTGTGGGATAAGATGTTCTTCAACTAAATCAGAGGTGACTGCTGATACCAATTTGCAGCCAGTTGCAAAAATGAATGCAAGGGTGCAAAAATATGATACGAGCTCTGCTGATTTAAATGAAAGTGTGAACAGAGATTGTATTGAAGGAAACCACACCTCAGAACTTGTATATGGTGGTGCTGTTTGGGACATTTTCCGTCGGCAAGATGTGCCCAagttaattgaatttttgaagAGGCATCAGAAAGAATTTCGCCATGTCAGTAGCCTGCCTGTAAATACT GTTATTCATCCCATCCATGACCAAACCTTTTATCTAAGTGAGAAACACAAAAGGCAGCTGAAGGAGGAGTTCA ATGTTGAACCTTGGACATTTGAGCAGCACCTTGGTGAGGCTGTTTTCATACCTGCAGGATGTCCTCATCAAGTGAGGAATAGACAG TCATGCATAAAAGTGGCCCTTGATTTTGTATCCCCTGAGAATGTTCAAGAATGCATTCGGTTGACAGAGGAGTTTCGTTTGCTTCCAAAGACCCACAGAGCCAAGGAAGACAAATTGGAG GTGAAAAAGATGGCACTATATGCTGCCAGCGCTGCTGTAACTGAAGCCAAAAATCTGACTTCTTGGGTAACTGAAGCCAATAATCCGACTTCTTGA